The proteins below come from a single Malus domestica chromosome 03, GDT2T_hap1 genomic window:
- the LOC103432436 gene encoding uncharacterized protein isoform X1 → MAAHEEGEVCFEEGMLWLPSPVLDEAICNTKANSRLHAKHHHHHHNDHLVNSKSSSMRPHHGPKVHVNWSSGGPGMQAIFLDSSQKSCGTGVFLPQRAGTHFHRTKKPACAPVLLPSRVVQALNLNVHALGLQVSPRQDFKDHKRKSENYLAAQNKNENKDVSSTQYYIISQNPNSSPELFLPKEWTY, encoded by the exons ATGGCTGCTCATGAAGAAGGAGAGGTTTGTTTTGAAGAAGGAATGTTGTGGCTGCCGTCACCAGTTTTGGATGAAGCAATATGTAACACAaag GCAAATTCGAGGCTCCATGCAAaacaccatcaccaccaccacaatgATCATTTGGTG AATTCAAAATCTAGCTCAATGAGACCACATCATGGACCAAAAGTCCATGTGAATTGGTCATCCGGAGGACCTGGAATGCAAGCCATTTTCCTGGATTCTAGCCAAAAATCATGTGGCACGGGCGTTTTTCTTCCACAACGAGCAGGCACCCACTTCCACAGAACTAAAAAACCAG CTTGTGCTCCCGTTCTGCTGCCCTCTCGTGTGGTTCAAGCTCTGAACCTCAACGTGCATGCACTAGGCCTGCAAGTTTCACCTCGACAAG ATTTTAAAGATCACAAGCGAAAAAGTGAAAACTACTTGGCAGCTCAAAACAAGAATGAGAATAAGGATGTTTCGTCTACTCAATACTACATTATTTCCCAAAATCCGAATTCTTCACCAGAGTTGTTTCTTCCAAAGGAATGGACTTACTAA
- the LOC103432436 gene encoding uncharacterized protein isoform X2, whose product MAAHEEGEVCFEEGMLWLPSPVLDEAICNTKANSRLHAKHHHHHHNDHLNSKSSSMRPHHGPKVHVNWSSGGPGMQAIFLDSSQKSCGTGVFLPQRAGTHFHRTKKPACAPVLLPSRVVQALNLNVHALGLQVSPRQDFKDHKRKSENYLAAQNKNENKDVSSTQYYIISQNPNSSPELFLPKEWTY is encoded by the exons ATGGCTGCTCATGAAGAAGGAGAGGTTTGTTTTGAAGAAGGAATGTTGTGGCTGCCGTCACCAGTTTTGGATGAAGCAATATGTAACACAaag GCAAATTCGAGGCTCCATGCAAaacaccatcaccaccaccacaatgATCATTTG AATTCAAAATCTAGCTCAATGAGACCACATCATGGACCAAAAGTCCATGTGAATTGGTCATCCGGAGGACCTGGAATGCAAGCCATTTTCCTGGATTCTAGCCAAAAATCATGTGGCACGGGCGTTTTTCTTCCACAACGAGCAGGCACCCACTTCCACAGAACTAAAAAACCAG CTTGTGCTCCCGTTCTGCTGCCCTCTCGTGTGGTTCAAGCTCTGAACCTCAACGTGCATGCACTAGGCCTGCAAGTTTCACCTCGACAAG ATTTTAAAGATCACAAGCGAAAAAGTGAAAACTACTTGGCAGCTCAAAACAAGAATGAGAATAAGGATGTTTCGTCTACTCAATACTACATTATTTCCCAAAATCCGAATTCTTCACCAGAGTTGTTTCTTCCAAAGGAATGGACTTACTAA
- the LOC103432523 gene encoding preprotein translocase subunit SCY2, chloroplastic-like produces MEATLLSSQRFHPKLSPEKSRGAVSGSEIQICCLPHVRNSYVSLRTNPRNFTFPNSPLLSRLNRRVSVKFSNRFVNDYTNVEATPPESLNVEVNPLSGSDGTEISKQNAVENAKAEQAGSMTFRNRFLNFVRLSSVVNNAAESFFKSEIRRRLFVTAVLIVISRVGYFIPLPGFDRRLIPQDYLNFVSGSVDELGDFAAELKMSFFQLGISPQIIASIIMQVLCHVIPSLVKLRKEGLDGHEKIKSYIWWLSFGFAIVEAIILACYSLPYSIYAASYRVKHVMVTSMLLVCGAMTMTWICDTISESGFGQGSSLIICVQILIGYTETLYKMLSQLSGSSVSWGPYLFAVLGVFTLVTMWAVVVTEGCRKIKLQYYGFKLASAARDDSPITEVEPYIPFTINPSGMQPVLTTTYLLAFPGILASILGSPFWEHVKEILNPENTIGAGPWVYYSIYAFFVFLFNIFDIANLPKEIADYLNKMGARIPNIKPGKATIEYLTKIQASTRFWGGLLLSILATTSSIIDHYLRNINAGFAIGLTSVLIIVGSIIELRRSYQAYNVMPSLSKALSRYGA; encoded by the exons ATGGAAGCCACTCTTCTGAGCTCGCAACGCTTCCATCCCAAGCTTTCACCCGAAAAATCTCGAG GTGCAGTTTCAGGTAGTGAAATTCAAATTTGTTGTTTGCCCCATGTTAGGAATAGCTATGTTTCACTTAGgacaaaccctagaaatttcaCGTTTCCAAACAGCCCCTTATTGTCCAGATTAAACAGAAGAGTCTCTGTTAAGTTCTCGAACCGGTTCGTGAATGATTATACAAATGTTGAGGCTACACCTCCAGAGTCTCTTAATGTTGAAGTTAATCCGTTGAGTGGGAGTGACGGGACGGAAATTTCAAAACAGAACGCGGTTGAGAATGCAAAGGCGGAGCAGGCGGGATCTATGACGTTTAGAAACCGGTTTCTGAATTTCGTGCGCCTGAGTTCTGTGGTTAATAATGCTGCTGAATCGTTCTTCAAGAGCGAGATTAGGAGGAGGCTGTTTGTGACAGCGGTGCTGATTGTGATTAGTCGTGTCGGGTATTTCATTCCTCTGCCTGGATTTGATAGAAGGTTGATCCCTCAAGATTACCTAAACTTTGTATCGGGATCTGTTG ATGAACTTGGTGATTTTGCAGCAGAGCTTAAAATGTCTTTCTTTCAGCTTGGAATCAGTCCTCAAATCATAGCGTCGATCATCATGCAG GTACTCTGTCATGTTATTCCCTCCCTGGTAAAGCTGCGGAAGGAAGGCTTAGATGGTCATGAGAAGATTAAGAGTTATAT ATGGTGGCTATCTTTCGGCTTTGCAATAGTGGAAGCTATCATACTTGCTTGTTATTCACTTCCGTATTCAATCTATGCAGCTAGCTACAG GGTCAAGCATGTGATGGTGACAAGTATGTTATTGGTCTGTGGAGCAATGACAATGACGTGGATTTGTGATACCATCTCAGAATCTGGATTTG GTCAAGGTTCATCTCTAATTATTTGTGTACAAATATTGATTGGCTACACAGAGACATTATACAAAATGCTGTCTCAGCTCTCAG gAAGTTCTGTTAGTTGGGGCCCATATTTATTTGCAGTATTGGGCGTTTTCACTTTAGTCACTATGTGGGCAGTTGTGGTGACTGAAGGGTGCAGGAAGATAAAGCTGCAGTACTATGGTTTTAAGCTTGCTTCTGCTGCAAG AGATGACTCACCTATTACCGAAGTGGAGCCCTATATCCCTTTTACCATTAACCCATCAGGAATGCAGCCTGTTCTCACCACTACTTATCTCTTGGCATTTCCCGGCATTCTTGCAAG TattcttggttcacctttctggGAGCATGTTAAGGAGATATTGAACCCCGAAAATACTATTGGTGCAGGGCCTTGGGTGTACTACTCAATATATGCgttttttgtgttcttattCAATATATTTGACATT GCCAACTTGCCCAAGGAAATTGCTGATTACTTGAATAAGATGGGTGCCAGGATACCAAACATAAAACCTGGGAAGGCTACAATTGAGTACCTTACAAAGATTCAGGCATCGACACGTTTCTGGG GGGGGCTATTGTTAAGTATCTTGGCAACAACATCAAGCATAATCGACCATTATTTACGCAATATCAATGCGGGATTTGCAATCGGGTTGACATCAGTCCTAATAATA GTGGGTTCTATTATTGAACTTAGAAGATCATATCAGGCATATAATGTAATGCCAAGTTTAAGTAAAGCCTTAAGCCGGTATGGTGCATAA
- the LOC103432435 gene encoding general transcription and DNA repair factor IIH helicase subunit XPD, with protein MKFQVEDVTVYFPYDHIYPEQYAYMLELKRALDAKGHCLLEMPTGTGKTIALLSLITSYTLSKPQNPVKLIYCTRTVHEMEKTLAELKLLHNYQVKHLGPQAQILAVGLSSRKNLCVNPTVLAAENRDSVDAACRKLTASWVRNLAAENPNVPTCEFFEEYERAGSGAVLPPGVYTLQDLRAYGKQKGWCPYFLARHMVQFSNVVVYSYQYMLDPKVAGIISKEMQKESVVVFDEAHNIDNVCIEALSVSVRRQTIEGARRNLSKMQHDIERFKATDADRLRKEYNRLVEGLAQGGNLPITDTWLQNPALPDDILKEAVPGNIRKADHFVHVLRRLVNHLEGRLETENVEKEGPVSFVATISTQAGIDQKTLKFCYDRLHSLMMTLEITDTDEFLHIQTICDFATLVGTYTRGFSIIIEPFDERMPHIPDPVLQLCCHDASLAIKPVFDRFQSVVITSGTLSPIDLYPRLLNFHPVVSRSFTMSLTRDCICPMVLTRGSDQLPVSTKYDMRSDLGVVRNYGRLLLEMVSVVPDGVVCFFVSYSYMDMIVNSWNENGILKEIMQHKLVFIETQDVVETTLALDNYRKACDCGRGAVFLSVARGKVAEGIDFDRHYGRLVIMFGIPFQYTLSKILLARLEYLRDTFQIKEGDFLTFDALRQAAQCVGRVIRSKADYGMMIFADKRYSRHDKRSKLPGWILSHLRDAHLNLSTDMALHIAREFLRKMAQPYDKVGGGSGKKTLLSQEDLEKMGESIANDLLR; from the exons ATGAAGTTCCAGGTCGAAGACGTGACGGTCTACTTCCCGTACGACCACATATACCCGGAGCAATACGCCTACATGCTCGAGCTCAAGCGCGCCCTCGACGCCAAGGGCCACTGCCTCCTCGAGATGCCCACCGGCACCGGCAAAACCATCGCCCTCCTCTCTCTCATCACCTCCTACACTCTGTCCAAGCCCCAAAACCCCGTCAAGCTAATCTACTGCACCCGCACGGTTCACGAGATGGAGAAGACGCTCGCCGAGCTCAAGCTCCTCCACAATTACCAGGTCAAGCATCTGGGTCCGCAGGCCCAGATCTTGGCGGTGGGGCTTTCGTCGAGGAAGAATCTGTGTGTTAATCCGACGGTGTTGGCGGCGGAGAATCGGGATTCCGTGGATGCGGCGTGCCGGAAATTGACTGCCAGCTGGGTCAGGAACTTGGCGGCGGAAAACCCAAATGTGCCGACTTGTGAGTTTTTTGAGGAGTATGAGAGAGCTGGGTCTGGAGCTGTTTTGCCTCCTGGGGTTTATACATTGCAG GATTTGAGGGCGTATGGGAAGCAGAAAGGGTGGTGCCCCTACTTCTTGGCGAGGCATATGGTGCAGTTTTCGAATGTGGTGGTTTATAGTTATCAGTACATGCTTGATCCAAAAGTGGCTGGGATTATTTCCAAGGAAATGCAAAAGGAGTCTGTTGTGGTGTTTGATGAGGCTCATAACATCGATAATGTGTGTATCGAAGCGCTTAGTGTTAGCGTGAGGAGGCAGACAATTGAGGGTGCCAGGAGGAATCTCAGTAAGATGCAGCATGACATTGAAAG GTTCAAGGCCACCGATGCAGATAGATTGCGTAAAGAATACAACCGGCTAGTTGAGGGTTTGGCACAAGGAGGAAACCTACCTA TCACAGATACTTGGCTTCAAAATCCTGCTCTACCTGATGATATTTTGAAGGAGGCTGTGCCTGGAAATATTCGTAAAGCAGACCATTTTGTGCATGTGTTACGAAGATTGGTCAATCATCTGGAAGGCCGTCTCGAAACTGAGAATGTTGAGAAGGAAGGCCCTGTTAGTTTTGTTGCCACTATCAGTACACAAGCTGGAATTGACCAGAAAACTCTGAAGTTTTGTTATGATCGCCTACACTCATTAATGATGACGTTAGAAATTACTGACACAGATGAATTCTTACACATTCAAACGATTTGCGACTTTGCGACACTTGTGGGGACATACACTCGTGGATTCTCTATTATAATTGAACCATTTGATGAGAGAATGCCGCACATTCCTGATCCTGTTTTACAG CTTTGCTGTCATGATGCTTCACTTGCCATAAAGCCTGTATTTGATCGATTTCAATCAGTTGTGATTACATCTGGAACCTTGAGCCCGATTGATCTCTACCCCCGTCTTCTTAATTTCCATCCTGTCGTCAGTCGAAGTTTTACTATGTCATTAACAAGAGATTGCATATGCCCAATGGTTCTCACCCGTGGAAG TGATCAGCTTCCAGTAAGTACCAAATATGATATGAGAAGTGATCTTGGCGTAGTAAGGAACTATGGGAGGTTGCTGCTGGAGATGGTTTCTGTTGTTCCAGATGGGGTTGTATGTTTTTTTGTCAGTTACTCTTATATGGATATGATAGTCAATAGCTGGAATGAAAATGGAATTTTGAAG GAAATAATGCAGCATAAGCTTGTTTTCATTGAGACCCAAGATGTGGTAGAGACTACTTTGGCTCTTGACAATTATCGTAAGGCTTGTGATTGTGGGAGGGGTGCTGTCTTCTTGTCTGTTGCCAG AGGAAAAGTAGCTGAAGGAATAGACTTTGATCGACATTATGGACGATTGGTGATCATGTTTGGCATTCCTTTCCAGTACACATTAAGCAA GATTTTGCTTGCGCGGCTGGAATACTTGCGGGATACCTTTCAAATAAAGGAAGGAGACTTTTTGACGTTTGATGCCTTG AGACAAGCAGCTCAATGCGTAGGCCGAGTCATCCGGTCAAAAGCGGACTATGGCATGATGATTTTTGCTGACAAAAG ATATAGCCGTCATGACAAGCGATCCAAATTGCCTGGATGGATACTGTCGCATTTACGTGATGCACATCTGAACTTGAGCACGGACATGGCTCTGCATATAGCACGAGAG TTCCTTAGGAAGATGGCTCAACCATATGATAAGGTTGGTGGCGGCAGCGGTAAGAAAACCCTTTTATCCCAAGAAGACTTAGAGAAGATGGGCGAAAGCATTGCTAATGATTTGCTGCGTTAA
- the LOC103432522 gene encoding basic helix-loop-helix protein A-like (The RefSeq protein has 5 substitutions compared to this genomic sequence) — translation MLQASVQSVQWTYSLFWQICPQQGILVWSDGYYNGAIKTRKTVQPMEVSAEEASLQRSQQLRELYDSLSAGETNQPPARRPCASLSPEDLTESEWFYLMCVSFSFPPGVGLPGKAYARRQHVWLTGANEVDSKTFSRAILAKSARIQTVVCIPLLDGVVEFGTTERVPEDHAFVQRVKTFFVXHHHPPPPKPALSEHSTSNPTTSSDHPHFHSSNLLPAMSTDPPLNAAQEDDEDEEDDNQEEDDGAESDSEAETGPNGGAIVPAANPPQALAAVAEPSELMQLEMSEDIRLGSPDDASNNLDSDFNLLALSQSRNPADQQRQADSYRAESTRRWPSVQEPLSSGLQPPHSGPLALEELTNDDTHYSETVSTILQGQSARWMMNSSTDYAVCSTQYTFAKWSSRVDHHLLMPVEGTSQWLLKYILFSVPFLHSKYRDENSPKSHEGEASTRLRKGTPQDELSANHVLAERRRREKLNERFIILRSLVPFVTKMDKASILGDTIEYVKQLRKKIQDLEARNVPMEDDQQSRSSGEMQRSSSCKELRSGLPVVERTQAGHGSDKRKLRIVEGSGGVAIAKPKAMEDLPPPLPPPPPQPEPSPTPMVTGTSLEVSIIESDGLLELQCPYREGLLLDVMQTLRELRIETMVVHSSLNNGYFVAELRAKVKDNVNGKKISITEVKRVINQIIPQSDS, via the exons ATGTTGCAGGCCTCAGTCCAATCTGTTCAATGGACTTACAGTCTCTTCTGGCAAATCTGTCCCCAACAAGG GATCTTAGTATGGTCAGATGGGTACTACAATGGAGCCATCAAGACGAGGAAGACGGTGCAACCAATGGAAGTGAGTGCCGAGGAGGCGTCTCTCCAGCGGAGCCAGCAGCTAAGAGAGCTCTACGACTCTTTGTCTGCTGGAGAGACGAACCAGCCACCGGCACGCCGCCCTTGTGCCTCCTTATCCCCGGAGGACTTAACCGAGTCCGAATGGTTCTACTTGATGTGTGTCTCATTCTCCTTTCCCCCCGGCGTCGG GTTGCCAGGTAAAGCATACGCAAGGAGGCAGCATGTATGGCTCACCGGTGCAAACGAGGTCGATAGCAAAACCTTTTCGAGAGCTATTTTGGCAAAG AGTGCTCGTATACAGACTGTGGTGTGCATTCCTCTTCTAGACGGCGTCGTAGAGTTTGGCACCACAGAGAGG GTTCCAGAAGACCACGCCTTCGTCCAACGCGTCAAAACCTTCTTCGTTGACCACCACCACCCTCCGCCCCCAAAACCCGCCCTCTCCGAGCACTCCACCTCCAACCCCACCACCTCATCCGACCACCCACATTTCCACTCCTCAAACCTCCTACCAGCCATGTCCACAGACCCTCCTCTCAACGCCGCCCAAGAAGACGATGAGGACGAAGAAGATGATAATCAGGAGGAGGACGACGGAGCCGAATCCGACTCCGAAGCTGAAACGGGCCCCAATGGTGGAGCCATTGTTCCCGCTGCAAATCCTCCTCAGGCTTTGGCCGCAGTTGCCGAGCCAAGCGAGCTCATGCAACTCGAGATGTCCGAAGACATCCGGCTCGGCTCCCCTGACGACGCCTCAAATAACTTGGACTCTGATTTCCACTTGTTAGCCTTAAGTCAGTCTAGGAATCCAGCCGATCAGCAGCGCCAAGCTGACTCGTATCGAGCCGAGTCAACCCGGCGGTGGCCGTCAGTACAAGAGCCACTGAGCAGCGGCCTTCAACCGCCGCACTCAG GACCCTTAGCGTTAGAGGAGTTGACAAATGATGACACACATTACTCGGAGACGGTCTCCACCATACTTCAGGGACAATCGGCTCGGTGGATGATGAATTCGTCCACCGATTATGCAGTTTGTTCGACTCAGTCAGCTTTCGCAAAGTGGTCGAGCCGAGTTGATCACCACCTCCTTATGCCGGTCGAAGGCACATCCCAATGGCTCTTGAAATATATCTTGTTCAGTGTACCGTTCCTCCACTCAAAATACCGTGACGAGAACTCGCCGAAATCTCACGAGGGTGAAGCCTCGACTCGGTTGAGGAAAGGGACCCCACAAGACGAGCTCAGCGCCAATCATGTGTTAGCGGAACGACGACGTAGAGAGAAGCTTAATGAGAGGTTTATTATACTAAGGTCGCTTGTGCCTTTTGTGACAAAAATGGACAAGGCTTCCATATTAGGGGACACAATCGAGTACGTGAAGCAACTGCGTAAGAAAATTCAGGATCTCGAGGCACGTAACGTGCCGATGGAGGATGATCAACAGTCGAGATCATCCGGGGAAATGCAAAGGTCGAGTAGTTGTAAAGAGTTGCGAAGTGGGCTCCCGGTAGTAGAGCGGACACAGGCCGGTCACGGGTCGGATAAAAGGAAGTTGAGGATTGTGGAAGGAAGCGGTGGCGTCGCCATTGCTAAGCCTAAAGCAATGGAGGACTTACCGCCTCCACTGCCGCCGCCACCACCTCAGCCAGAACCGTCACCGACACCTATGGTGACGGGAACTTCTTTAGAGGTGTCAATAATCGAGAGTGACGGGTTGTTGGAGCTCCAATGCCCGTATAGAGAAGGGTTATTGCTTGATGTGATGCAAACACTTAGAGAGCTAAGAATTGAGACCACGGTTGTCCATTCCTCATTGAATAACGGTTACTTCGTAGCTGAACTAAGGGCCAAG gTGAAGGATAACGTGAATGGCAAGAAAATAAGTATTACGGAAGTGAAGAGGGTGATAAATCAAATTATACCTCAATCTGACTCTTAA